One segment of Coffea arabica cultivar ET-39 chromosome 7c, Coffea Arabica ET-39 HiFi, whole genome shotgun sequence DNA contains the following:
- the LOC140010345 gene encoding cyclic dof factor 1-like isoform X1 produces the protein MSEAKDPAIKLFGKTIQLPEAPAAAAASECGGDASALSNDISPDDTLVQDRPSSPNSLPEDSNLDRSGAEEESDKDFSGEKGNDSKTEDGAQSMMPEELIDPTLSSLTKESSKAPSVDSEAAPAKASKAEDEQNETSNSQDKTLKKPDKILPCPRCNSMDTKFCYYNNYNVNQPRHFCKNCQRYWTAGGTMRNVPVGAGRRKNKNSVSQYRHISVSETLHNSQPDLPNGIHHPTLKPNGTVLTFGSDAPLCESMASVLNIAEKTMQNCTRNGFHRPEELRIPVPYGTGGNGDEHLSGSSVTTLSSKDEAAKDSLPDKQMPNCQSISPQVPCFPGAPWPPYPWNAVPWGSSVPPAAFCPPGFPMQFYPAAPYWGCTVPGTWTVPWLSPPPTSQNLNSRTSGPNSPTLGKHSRDDSIMKPVDSKKEEPQKESNPEKCLWVPKTLRIDDPGEAARSSIWATLGIKIDKVDSVGGAGLFKAFQPKGDEKTRVSETSTVLQANPAALSRSLSFHETS, from the exons ATGTCGGAAGCAAAGGACCCGGCGATAAAGCTGTTTGGGAAGACGATACAGCTGCCGGAGGCTCCGGCTGCTGCGGCGGCTTCCGAATGCGGCGGAGATGCTTCAGCTCTATCTAATGATATTTCCCCTGATGATACTTTAGTTCAAGATCGTCCTTCTTCACCGAATTCTTTACCTGAAGACAGCAACCTGGATAGAAGTGGAGCGGAGGAAGAATCCGACAAG GACTTTTCaggggaaaaaggaaatgaTAGTAAAACAGAGGATGGAGCCCAATCCATGATGCCTGAAGAGTTAATAGATCCAACTTTGAGTTCACTCACAAAGGAGAGTTCAAAAGCACCATCAGTAGATAGTGAAGCTGCACCTGCAAAAGCTTCAAAAGCTGAAGATGAGCAGAATGAAACAAGTAACTCACAGGATAAGACGCTGAAGAAGCCAGACAAGATACTTCCTTGTCCTCGCTGTAATAGTATGGATACAAAGTTCTGTTATTATAACAATTACAACGTGAACCAGCCCCGACACTTCTGTAAGAATTGCCAGAGGTACTGGACTGCTGGCGGGACCATGAGAAATGTTCCTGTTGGTGCTGGTCGACGCAAGAACAAAAATTCAGTCTCACAATATAGACACATATCAGTGTCAGAAACTCTTCATAATTCCCAACCAGATCTTCCAAATGGAATACACCACCCTACGCTGAAGCCCAATGGTACCGTACTCACCTTTGGTTCAGATGCACCTTTGTGCGAGTCAATGGCTTCGGTTTTGAATATTGCTGAGAAAACGATGCAGAATTGTACCCGGAATGGCTTCCATAGACCAGAGGAGTTGAGAATACCAGTTCCTTATGGAACTGGAGGGAATGGAGATGAACACTTGAGTGGATCTTCTGTCACTACATTAAGTTCAAAGGATGAGGCTGCTAAAGATAGTTTGCCAGACAAGCAGATGCCTAATTGTCAGAGCATTTCTCCTCAGGTACCTTGCTTTCCAGGGGCTCCTTGGCCTCCTTACCCATGGAATGCAGTTCCATGGGGCTCTTCAGTACCACCAGCTGCTTTTTGCCCTCCTGGGTTTCCTATGCAATTCTATCCTGCTGCTCCTTATTGGGGTTGTACCGTACCGGGTACTTGGACTGTCCCTTGGCTTAGCCCACCACCTACATCCCAAAACCTCAATTCCCGGACTTCTGGTCCTAATTCCCCAACTTTGGGGAAGCACTCGAGGGATGATAGCATAATGAAACCTGTCGACAGCAAGAAAGAAGAGCCACAGAAAGAGAGTAATCCTGAAAAATGCTTGTGGGTTCCAAAAACATTGCGCATTGATGACCCAGGAGAAGCTGCAAGGAGTTCTATATGGGCAACCTTGGGAATAAAAATTGATAAAGTTGATTCAGTTGGTGGAGCTGGTCTCTTCAAGGCCTTCCAACCGAAGGGGGATGAAAAGACACGTGTTTCAGAAACCTCTACTGTGTTGCAAGCCAATCCAGCAGCCTTATCCAGGTCCTTAAGTTTCCACGAGACGTCGTAA
- the LOC140010345 gene encoding cyclic dof factor 1-like isoform X2 — MMPEELIDPTLSSLTKESSKAPSVDSEAAPAKASKAEDEQNETSNSQDKTLKKPDKILPCPRCNSMDTKFCYYNNYNVNQPRHFCKNCQRYWTAGGTMRNVPVGAGRRKNKNSVSQYRHISVSETLHNSQPDLPNGIHHPTLKPNGTVLTFGSDAPLCESMASVLNIAEKTMQNCTRNGFHRPEELRIPVPYGTGGNGDEHLSGSSVTTLSSKDEAAKDSLPDKQMPNCQSISPQVPCFPGAPWPPYPWNAVPWGSSVPPAAFCPPGFPMQFYPAAPYWGCTVPGTWTVPWLSPPPTSQNLNSRTSGPNSPTLGKHSRDDSIMKPVDSKKEEPQKESNPEKCLWVPKTLRIDDPGEAARSSIWATLGIKIDKVDSVGGAGLFKAFQPKGDEKTRVSETSTVLQANPAALSRSLSFHETS, encoded by the coding sequence ATGATGCCTGAAGAGTTAATAGATCCAACTTTGAGTTCACTCACAAAGGAGAGTTCAAAAGCACCATCAGTAGATAGTGAAGCTGCACCTGCAAAAGCTTCAAAAGCTGAAGATGAGCAGAATGAAACAAGTAACTCACAGGATAAGACGCTGAAGAAGCCAGACAAGATACTTCCTTGTCCTCGCTGTAATAGTATGGATACAAAGTTCTGTTATTATAACAATTACAACGTGAACCAGCCCCGACACTTCTGTAAGAATTGCCAGAGGTACTGGACTGCTGGCGGGACCATGAGAAATGTTCCTGTTGGTGCTGGTCGACGCAAGAACAAAAATTCAGTCTCACAATATAGACACATATCAGTGTCAGAAACTCTTCATAATTCCCAACCAGATCTTCCAAATGGAATACACCACCCTACGCTGAAGCCCAATGGTACCGTACTCACCTTTGGTTCAGATGCACCTTTGTGCGAGTCAATGGCTTCGGTTTTGAATATTGCTGAGAAAACGATGCAGAATTGTACCCGGAATGGCTTCCATAGACCAGAGGAGTTGAGAATACCAGTTCCTTATGGAACTGGAGGGAATGGAGATGAACACTTGAGTGGATCTTCTGTCACTACATTAAGTTCAAAGGATGAGGCTGCTAAAGATAGTTTGCCAGACAAGCAGATGCCTAATTGTCAGAGCATTTCTCCTCAGGTACCTTGCTTTCCAGGGGCTCCTTGGCCTCCTTACCCATGGAATGCAGTTCCATGGGGCTCTTCAGTACCACCAGCTGCTTTTTGCCCTCCTGGGTTTCCTATGCAATTCTATCCTGCTGCTCCTTATTGGGGTTGTACCGTACCGGGTACTTGGACTGTCCCTTGGCTTAGCCCACCACCTACATCCCAAAACCTCAATTCCCGGACTTCTGGTCCTAATTCCCCAACTTTGGGGAAGCACTCGAGGGATGATAGCATAATGAAACCTGTCGACAGCAAGAAAGAAGAGCCACAGAAAGAGAGTAATCCTGAAAAATGCTTGTGGGTTCCAAAAACATTGCGCATTGATGACCCAGGAGAAGCTGCAAGGAGTTCTATATGGGCAACCTTGGGAATAAAAATTGATAAAGTTGATTCAGTTGGTGGAGCTGGTCTCTTCAAGGCCTTCCAACCGAAGGGGGATGAAAAGACACGTGTTTCAGAAACCTCTACTGTGTTGCAAGCCAATCCAGCAGCCTTATCCAGGTCCTTAAGTTTCCACGAGACGTCGTAA